A window from Solanum stenotomum isolate F172 chromosome 7, ASM1918654v1, whole genome shotgun sequence encodes these proteins:
- the LOC125870368 gene encoding probable leucine-rich repeat receptor-like protein kinase At5g63930 isoform X1 has product MMSGDFESRSGLVLLIWISALVAAVLLLVSPAKGLNQEGMYLLELKKNFQDSFNHLGNWNPNDETPCGWVGVNCTSDYNPVVQSLYLSYMNLSGTLSSSIGGLEYLAYLDLSYNQFTGNIPKEIGNCSKLQSLQLHFNTFYGPIPAELYNLSNLKDVNMSSNMISGPIAEEFGKLSSLVTFVAYTNNLTGPVPRSIGSLKNLTIFRVGQNALSGSLPAEIGGCESLESLGLTQNCLEGNIPKELGMLSKLKELVLWGNQFSGYIPKELGNLTQIQLLALYQNNLIGDIPAEIGKLKTLTKLYLYRNGLNGSIPREIGNLSMATEIDFSENFLKGEIPVEFGQIKSLKLLFLFQNQLEGVIPDELTTLKNLISLDLSINHLTGPIPFGFQYQKELIQLQLFENSLTGTIPQRLGIYSRLWVLDLNNNQLTGRIPPFVCQNSNLILLNLASNKLHGYIPSGVLKCDSLVQLRLNDNRLTGTFPSELCKLINLSAVELGQNKFTGPIPPDIGYCQKLQRLDFSGNSFNQLPREIGNLTRLVTFNVSANSLTGPIPPEIRNCKALQRLDLSKNRFTDVIPDDIGSLSQLERLLLSENKLSGKIPAALGSLSHLTELQMGSNLLSGEIPSELGNLSGLQIAMDLSNNKLSGSIPPNLGNLILLEYLYLNNNHLSGEIPSTFGNLTSLLGIDFSYNDLTGPLPDIPLFRNMDISSFIGNKGLCGGPLGECNASPAYDANNPPRVESADFPRAKIITAVAGVIGGVSLVLIVVVLYYMKQHPVEMVATQDKDMASSDPDIYFRPKEGFTFQDLVEATNNFQDCYVLGRGAVGTVYKAVMQSGQTIAVKKLASNREGNNIDNSFRAEILTLGKIRHRNIVKLYGFCYHQGSNLLLYEYMARGSLGELLHSTSCRLDWPTRFMVAVGAAQGLSYLHHDCKPRIIHRDIKSNNILIDEKFEAHVGDFGLAKVVDMPQSKSMSAVAGSYGYIAPEYAYTMKVTEKCDIYSYGVVLLELLTGKAPVQPLEQGGDLVSWVKHYVRNHSLTPGVLDSRLDLEDVITVSHMLTVLKIALMCTSMSPYDRPSMREVVLMLIESDEQEGNFLSSPVYDPPLKDNSF; this is encoded by the exons ATGATGTCTGGAGATTTTGAATCAAGAAGTGGTTTGGTTCTTCTAATTTGGATAAGTGCTTTGGTGGCTGCTGTACTATTGCTGGTTTCTCCTGCCAAAGGATTGAATCAGGAAGGAATGTACCTTCTTGAATTGAAGAAGAATTTCCAGGATTCGTTTAACCATTTGGGGAATTGGAATCCAAATGATGAAACTCCTTGTGGCTGGGTAGGTGTGAATTGCACTTCTGATTATAATCCAGTTGTGCAATCTCTTTATCTGAGCTATATGAATCTTTCAGGCACGTTGAGTTCTAGCATTGGTGGTCTTGAATATTTAGCTTATCTTGACCTGTCTTACAATCAATTCACCGGGAACATTCCCAAAGAGATTGGAAATTGCTCAAAATTGCAGTCTCTCCAGCTccattttaatactttttatgGTCCGATTCCTGCTGAACTGTATAACCTGTCTAATTTGAAGGATGTGAACATGAGCAGCAACATGATCTCTGGTCCTATTGCTGAGGAGTTTGGGAAACTCTCGTCTCTAGTTACTTTCGTTGCATACACCAATAATCTTACCGGTCCAGTGCCTCGATCTATTGGAAGTTTGAAAAATTTGACAATATTTCGAGTGGGGCAGAATGCACTTTCTGGAAGTTTACCTGCAGAGATAGGTGGTTGTGAGAGCTTGGAATCTCTTGGTCTAACACAGAATTGCCTGGAAGGAAACATACCAAAAGAACTTGGCATGCTTAGTAAGTTGAAAGAGCTTGTGCTTTGGGGAAATCAGTTCTCTGGTTATATTCCAAAGGAACTTGGAAATTTAACACAAATTCAATTGCTTGCTTTATATCAGAATAACCTGATTGGAGATATTCCAGCTGAAATAGGTAAACTCAAAACTTTGACAAAGTTATACCTATACCGGAATGGATTAAATGGTAGCATTCCAAGGGAGATTGGGAATCTTTCTATGGCAACAGAAATTGATTTCTCAGAAAACTTTCTGAAAGGAGAAATTCCAGTTGAGTTTGGCCAAATAAAAAGTCTGAAATTGTTGTTTCTTTTCCAGAATCAGCTCGAAGGCGTTATACCAGATGAACTTACTACTCTGAAGAACTTGATTAGTCTTGATTTGTCAATTAATCACCTAACAGGTCCTATTCCATTTGGTTTTCAGTATCAAAAGGAATTGATTCAGTTACAGctttttgagaattctttaACTGGTACTATTCCTCAACGTCTTGGCATTTATAGTCGACTTTGGGTGCTTGATTTAAATAACAATCAACTCACAGGAAGAATTCCTCCATTCGTTTGTCAGAATTCCAATTTGATTTTGCTGAATCTTGCATCAAATAAATTGCATGGATATATTCCATCTGGTGTTCTTAAATGTGATTCATTGGTGCAACTTCGTCTGAATGATAACAGGCTAACAGGGACATTTCCTTCTGAGTTGTGCAAATTGATAAACCTGTCTGCTGTTGAACTGGGGCAGAACAAGTTCACTGGTCCAATACCTCCTGATATTGGATATTGCCAGAAGTTGCAGAGGCTTGATTTCTCAGGCAATAGTTTCAACCAGTTGCCAAGGGAGATAGGAAATCTTACCAGGCTTGTGACATTCAATGTCTCAGCAAATTCGCTCACTGGACCGATACCTCCAGAAATTCGGAACTGCAAGGCACTACAAAGACTGGATCTCAGCAAGAACAGATTTACTGATGTTATACCTGATGACATTGGTAGCTTGTCGCAGCTAGAACGTCTTTTGCTTTCAGAGAATAAGTTATCTGGAAAGATACCAGCAGCATTGGGGAGCCTCTCTCATTTGACTGAGCTGCAGATGGGCAGTAATCTATTGTCAGGTGAAATACCATCAGAGTTGGGTAATCTTAGTGGCTTACAAATTGCAATGGATCTTAGCAACAACAAGCTCTCTGGCAGTATACCACCCAACCTTGGTAATCTTATCCTATTAGAGTACCTATATCTCAACAACAATCATTTGAGTGGTGAAATACCAAGCACATTTGGAAACCTGACAAGTCTCTTGGGCATTGACTTCTCATACAATGACCTGACTGGACCACTGCCGGATATACCACTCTTTCGGAACATGGATATCAGCAGCTTCATTGGAAACAAAGGTCTTTGCGGTGGGCCTCTAGGGGAATGTAATGCATCTCCAGCTTATGATGCCAATAATCCTCCTAGAGTCGAGAGTGCAGATTTTCCTCGAGCAAAGATTATTACTGCAGTTGCTGGTGTAATTGGTGGAGTTTCTCTTGTTTTGATTGTGGTAGTTTTGTACTATATGAAGCAGCATCCAGTTGAGATGGTTGCAACCCAGGATAAAGACATGGCATCTTCAGATCCAGACATTTATTTCCGTCCCAAAGAGGGGTTCACTTTCCAGGACTTGGTTGAGGCTACAAAcaattttcaagattgttatgtTCTTGGAAGAGGAGCCGTCGGAACAGTTTACAAAGCAGTCATGCAGTCTGGACAAACGATTGCAGTCAAGAAGCTTGCTTCTAACAGAGAGGGTAATAACATCGACAATAGCTTCCGTGCAGAGATCTTAACTCTAGGAAAGATTAGGCATCGTAACATCGTAAAGCTATATGGCTTTTGCTATCATCAGGGTTCTAATTTACTTCTCTATGAGTATATGGCCAGAGGTAGCTTGGGTGAACTGCTTCACAGTACATCTTGTAGATTGGATTGGCCAACTCGCTTTATGGTGGCTGTTGGAGCTGCTCAAGGACTTTCTTACTTACATCATGATTGCAAACCCCGGATCATCCACCGTGATATAAAGTCCAATAATATTCTGATTGATGAGAAGTTTGAAGCTCATGTTGGTGATTTTGGTTTGGCAAAAGTTGTTGATATGCCTCAATCTAAGTCGATGTCTGCAGTTGCTGGCTCATATGGCTACATAGCCCCTG AATATGCTTACACCATGAAAGTTACGGAAAAATGTGATATCTATAGTTATGGGGTAGTCCTTTTGGAGTTGCTAACTGGAAAAGCACCCGTACAGCCCCTAGAACAAGGCGGTGATCTTGTCTCATGGGTGAAGCATTATGTTAGGAACCATTCATTGACACCAGGGGTACTCGATAGCCGATTGGATTTGGAAGATGTAATTACTGTTAGTCATATGCTTACAGTTCTTAAAATTGCTCTAATGTGCACTAGCATGTCCCCTTATGATCGTCCTTCAATGCGCGAGGTTGTTCTGATGCTGATTGAGTCTGATGAGCAAGAAGGGAACTTTCTTTCATCTCCAGTTTATGATCCCCCTCTGAAAGATAATTCCTTCTAG
- the LOC125870368 gene encoding probable leucine-rich repeat receptor-like protein kinase At2g33170 isoform X2, translating into MSSNMISGPIAEEFGKLSSLVTFVAYTNNLTGPVPRSIGSLKNLTIFRVGQNALSGSLPAEIGGCESLESLGLTQNCLEGNIPKELGMLSKLKELVLWGNQFSGYIPKELGNLTQIQLLALYQNNLIGDIPAEIGKLKTLTKLYLYRNGLNGSIPREIGNLSMATEIDFSENFLKGEIPVEFGQIKSLKLLFLFQNQLEGVIPDELTTLKNLISLDLSINHLTGPIPFGFQYQKELIQLQLFENSLTGTIPQRLGIYSRLWVLDLNNNQLTGRIPPFVCQNSNLILLNLASNKLHGYIPSGVLKCDSLVQLRLNDNRLTGTFPSELCKLINLSAVELGQNKFTGPIPPDIGYCQKLQRLDFSGNSFNQLPREIGNLTRLVTFNVSANSLTGPIPPEIRNCKALQRLDLSKNRFTDVIPDDIGSLSQLERLLLSENKLSGKIPAALGSLSHLTELQMGSNLLSGEIPSELGNLSGLQIAMDLSNNKLSGSIPPNLGNLILLEYLYLNNNHLSGEIPSTFGNLTSLLGIDFSYNDLTGPLPDIPLFRNMDISSFIGNKGLCGGPLGECNASPAYDANNPPRVESADFPRAKIITAVAGVIGGVSLVLIVVVLYYMKQHPVEMVATQDKDMASSDPDIYFRPKEGFTFQDLVEATNNFQDCYVLGRGAVGTVYKAVMQSGQTIAVKKLASNREGNNIDNSFRAEILTLGKIRHRNIVKLYGFCYHQGSNLLLYEYMARGSLGELLHSTSCRLDWPTRFMVAVGAAQGLSYLHHDCKPRIIHRDIKSNNILIDEKFEAHVGDFGLAKVVDMPQSKSMSAVAGSYGYIAPEYAYTMKVTEKCDIYSYGVVLLELLTGKAPVQPLEQGGDLVSWVKHYVRNHSLTPGVLDSRLDLEDVITVSHMLTVLKIALMCTSMSPYDRPSMREVVLMLIESDEQEGNFLSSPVYDPPLKDNSF; encoded by the exons ATGAGCAGCAACATGATCTCTGGTCCTATTGCTGAGGAGTTTGGGAAACTCTCGTCTCTAGTTACTTTCGTTGCATACACCAATAATCTTACCGGTCCAGTGCCTCGATCTATTGGAAGTTTGAAAAATTTGACAATATTTCGAGTGGGGCAGAATGCACTTTCTGGAAGTTTACCTGCAGAGATAGGTGGTTGTGAGAGCTTGGAATCTCTTGGTCTAACACAGAATTGCCTGGAAGGAAACATACCAAAAGAACTTGGCATGCTTAGTAAGTTGAAAGAGCTTGTGCTTTGGGGAAATCAGTTCTCTGGTTATATTCCAAAGGAACTTGGAAATTTAACACAAATTCAATTGCTTGCTTTATATCAGAATAACCTGATTGGAGATATTCCAGCTGAAATAGGTAAACTCAAAACTTTGACAAAGTTATACCTATACCGGAATGGATTAAATGGTAGCATTCCAAGGGAGATTGGGAATCTTTCTATGGCAACAGAAATTGATTTCTCAGAAAACTTTCTGAAAGGAGAAATTCCAGTTGAGTTTGGCCAAATAAAAAGTCTGAAATTGTTGTTTCTTTTCCAGAATCAGCTCGAAGGCGTTATACCAGATGAACTTACTACTCTGAAGAACTTGATTAGTCTTGATTTGTCAATTAATCACCTAACAGGTCCTATTCCATTTGGTTTTCAGTATCAAAAGGAATTGATTCAGTTACAGctttttgagaattctttaACTGGTACTATTCCTCAACGTCTTGGCATTTATAGTCGACTTTGGGTGCTTGATTTAAATAACAATCAACTCACAGGAAGAATTCCTCCATTCGTTTGTCAGAATTCCAATTTGATTTTGCTGAATCTTGCATCAAATAAATTGCATGGATATATTCCATCTGGTGTTCTTAAATGTGATTCATTGGTGCAACTTCGTCTGAATGATAACAGGCTAACAGGGACATTTCCTTCTGAGTTGTGCAAATTGATAAACCTGTCTGCTGTTGAACTGGGGCAGAACAAGTTCACTGGTCCAATACCTCCTGATATTGGATATTGCCAGAAGTTGCAGAGGCTTGATTTCTCAGGCAATAGTTTCAACCAGTTGCCAAGGGAGATAGGAAATCTTACCAGGCTTGTGACATTCAATGTCTCAGCAAATTCGCTCACTGGACCGATACCTCCAGAAATTCGGAACTGCAAGGCACTACAAAGACTGGATCTCAGCAAGAACAGATTTACTGATGTTATACCTGATGACATTGGTAGCTTGTCGCAGCTAGAACGTCTTTTGCTTTCAGAGAATAAGTTATCTGGAAAGATACCAGCAGCATTGGGGAGCCTCTCTCATTTGACTGAGCTGCAGATGGGCAGTAATCTATTGTCAGGTGAAATACCATCAGAGTTGGGTAATCTTAGTGGCTTACAAATTGCAATGGATCTTAGCAACAACAAGCTCTCTGGCAGTATACCACCCAACCTTGGTAATCTTATCCTATTAGAGTACCTATATCTCAACAACAATCATTTGAGTGGTGAAATACCAAGCACATTTGGAAACCTGACAAGTCTCTTGGGCATTGACTTCTCATACAATGACCTGACTGGACCACTGCCGGATATACCACTCTTTCGGAACATGGATATCAGCAGCTTCATTGGAAACAAAGGTCTTTGCGGTGGGCCTCTAGGGGAATGTAATGCATCTCCAGCTTATGATGCCAATAATCCTCCTAGAGTCGAGAGTGCAGATTTTCCTCGAGCAAAGATTATTACTGCAGTTGCTGGTGTAATTGGTGGAGTTTCTCTTGTTTTGATTGTGGTAGTTTTGTACTATATGAAGCAGCATCCAGTTGAGATGGTTGCAACCCAGGATAAAGACATGGCATCTTCAGATCCAGACATTTATTTCCGTCCCAAAGAGGGGTTCACTTTCCAGGACTTGGTTGAGGCTACAAAcaattttcaagattgttatgtTCTTGGAAGAGGAGCCGTCGGAACAGTTTACAAAGCAGTCATGCAGTCTGGACAAACGATTGCAGTCAAGAAGCTTGCTTCTAACAGAGAGGGTAATAACATCGACAATAGCTTCCGTGCAGAGATCTTAACTCTAGGAAAGATTAGGCATCGTAACATCGTAAAGCTATATGGCTTTTGCTATCATCAGGGTTCTAATTTACTTCTCTATGAGTATATGGCCAGAGGTAGCTTGGGTGAACTGCTTCACAGTACATCTTGTAGATTGGATTGGCCAACTCGCTTTATGGTGGCTGTTGGAGCTGCTCAAGGACTTTCTTACTTACATCATGATTGCAAACCCCGGATCATCCACCGTGATATAAAGTCCAATAATATTCTGATTGATGAGAAGTTTGAAGCTCATGTTGGTGATTTTGGTTTGGCAAAAGTTGTTGATATGCCTCAATCTAAGTCGATGTCTGCAGTTGCTGGCTCATATGGCTACATAGCCCCTG AATATGCTTACACCATGAAAGTTACGGAAAAATGTGATATCTATAGTTATGGGGTAGTCCTTTTGGAGTTGCTAACTGGAAAAGCACCCGTACAGCCCCTAGAACAAGGCGGTGATCTTGTCTCATGGGTGAAGCATTATGTTAGGAACCATTCATTGACACCAGGGGTACTCGATAGCCGATTGGATTTGGAAGATGTAATTACTGTTAGTCATATGCTTACAGTTCTTAAAATTGCTCTAATGTGCACTAGCATGTCCCCTTATGATCGTCCTTCAATGCGCGAGGTTGTTCTGATGCTGATTGAGTCTGATGAGCAAGAAGGGAACTTTCTTTCATCTCCAGTTTATGATCCCCCTCTGAAAGATAATTCCTTCTAG
- the LOC125870867 gene encoding uncharacterized protein LOC125870867, with protein MKNNSAIKFLKHVMSVLSTIAKSKSTAIKSKTEAIKAKLMVLSLLKSKKLSISGLGTKAISHKIHSLLGHKDQDQDHEDENNKAIVLYNHAPEVGEDFLHYQHNEANEEILLLSNGENYDYDNDKYPDLTHSLFDEEDEYLGDPNASAIDMVRNFKEEEGENFVLEDEIDNVADLFIKKFHKRMRLQKLESFKRYQEMLQRST; from the coding sequence ATGAAGAACAACTCAGCAATTAAATTCCTAAAACATGTCATGTCAGTACTATCCACAATAgccaaatcaaaatcaacagCCATCAAAAGCAAAACTGAGGCCATAAAAGCTAAGTTAATGGTCTTATCATTGCTCAAATCCAAGAAACTCTCTATATCTGGCCTAGGAACTAAGGCCATTTCTCACAAGATCCATTCACTATTAGGCCataaagatcaagatcaagatcacgAAGACGAAAACAATAAGGCCATTGTACTCTACAACCACGCCCCTGAAGTCGGTGAAGATTTTTTACACTATCAGCATAACGAGGCCAACGAAGAGATACTACTATTAAGCAATGGGgaaaattatgattatgataatgataAGTATCCGGATTTAACACATTCATTGTTCGATGAAGAGGACGAGTACTTAGGTGATCCAAATGCATCAGCTATAGACATGGtaaggaatttcaaagaggAAGAAGGAGAGAACTTTGTTCTTGAAGACGAGATCGATAACGTTGCAGACTTGTTCATCAAGAAGTTTCACAAAAGGATGAGATTACAAAAGCTTGAATCTTTCAAGAGGTATCAAGAAATGCTTCAGAGAAGCACTTAA